A DNA window from Phyllostomus discolor isolate MPI-MPIP mPhyDis1 chromosome X, mPhyDis1.pri.v3, whole genome shotgun sequence contains the following coding sequences:
- the LOC114505370 gene encoding melanoma-associated antigen 10-like, with amino-acid sequence MSRTSKCPRLTPEPSFQAQSEIGLSVPGEEEENSSCSFTFSYLSSSSSSSSPVMAGAREEEEEMVPEREMERKEGDGEEKEEEKQKQPAAEMPGPPQGPQRSMAPSTSAGGSGGQEMEGASSLQASADPESMEIDPLEDKVANLVHYMVLKYRLRKPVTRAEMLKVVKKRDRRQFPVIFEKACKCLEVISGIDVKEVVPATHSYVLVNSLDLTYDEMLGDFQSLPKNGLLIIILGLIFLDGNCALEQNIWEFLNMLGVYAGREHFIYGEPRKLITRTWVQENYLLYQQVPNSDPPRYTFMWGPRAHAETSKLQVLEFLAKIKGTDPTSFSCWYEEALRDDREKARARVAPVGRAAALSMAKK; translated from the coding sequence ATGTCTCGCACTTCAAAGTGTCCACGCCTCACACCTGAGCCTAGCTTTCAGGCCCAAAGTGAGATAGGTCTTTCCGtacctggggaggaggaggagaattcCTCTTGCTCTTTCACCTTCTCCTAcctctccagctcctcctcatcttcctctccTGTAATGGCAGGTGcccgagaggaggaggaggaaatggtgccagagagagagatggagaggaaggagggggacggggaggagaaggaggaagagaagcagaagcaGCCTGCTGCTGAGATGCCAGGTCCTCCCCAGGGTCCTCAGAGATCCATGGCACCGAGCACATCAGCTGGAGGCTCTGGTGGCCAAGAAATGGAGGGAGCGAGCTCTCTGCAGGCCTCTGCAGACCCTGAATCTATGGAGATAGATCCACTAGAAGACAAGGTGGCCAATTTGGTGCATTACATGGTCCTCAAGTATCGATTGAGGAAGCCTGTTACAAGGGCGGAAATGCTCAAAGTTGTTAAGAAAAGGGACAGGCGTCAGTTCCCTGTGATCTTTGAGAAGGCTTGTAAGTGCTTGGAGGTGATCTCTGGCATTGATGTGAAGGAAGTGGTCCCCGCCACCCACTCCTATGTCCTTGTCAACTCACTGGATCTCACCTATGATGAGATGCTTGGTGACTTCCAGAGCCTGCCTAAAAATGGCCTCCTGATAATCATCCTGGGTCTGATCTTTCTAGACGGCAACTGCGCCCTTGAGCAAAACATCTGGGAGTTCCTGAATATGCTGGGAGTGTATGCTGGGAGGGAGCACTTCATTTATGGAGAGCCTAGGAAGCTCATCACCAGAACCTGGGTGCAGGAAAATTACCTGCTGTACCAGCAGGTGCCTAATAGTGACCCTCCACGCTACACATTCATGTGGGGTCCCAGGGCCCATGCTGAGACCAGCAAGCTGCAGGTGCTCGAGTTTTTGGCCAAGATCAAAGGGACCGACCCCACTTCCTTCTCATGCTGGTATGAGGAGGCTTTAAGAGATGACAGAGAGAAAGCCCGCGCCAGAGTTGCCCCCGTGGGCCGTGCTGCTGCCCTCTCCATGGCAAAGAAATAA